In the genome of Lathyrus oleraceus cultivar Zhongwan6 chromosome 4, CAAS_Psat_ZW6_1.0, whole genome shotgun sequence, the window tcacataCTCATTTGATCGTATCTTCAAGTTCActggcttctgatgaaagttgatgaagcatgaaatgaagaaacataaatTTGTATTCAGAAACTTCTGAATCTTCGGCCAGAACCTTGACATCGTCAGTAGTCtagcttgagatcttcagtatcttcagatTCTTCAAAGTCtacagtcagaaccttgataaccttaacgcctggcttgagatcttcataatcttcagctaagtaacacaacttcaaaagttttccattcttcaaaatctttatgATCAGAGTCACGTCTATAAGCATGAACTGGGAGAACATTGCAGCAGCAACATAACGTCTCCTCAGAAACTTCTCAAAagtgaatcaacacagaagcagaaagatcattgtaGAAACAACTTTAAACATATTTTAGAACTTCTTATGTCTGGCATAGAAGCGGAATTGGAACTCATTATTCAGAAACTGATAatgttgcacgtcatatactcagaatcgAAACAGGTTGTTAAAactacacaataacaaaccattagggtaccaaaattattctcatacaaatacaatattgttatcatcaaaactcaaggtatagatacaaaaccaaatcttgttctgACATACTTCGGTCCAATCGACAATGATTGGTGATGGGACTAAATTAGTAACATAACTCTGATGTCCAAATATTGGCGAGGAGACTAAGTCAGTAATATAAATATGATATCCAAATATTGGTGATGGGACTAAACCAGTAATATAACTTTGATGTCCAAATATTAGTGTTGGGATTATTCAGTAACATAACTTTGAAACCCAATTGGTGAGTAggatggtaccacatgcatttgGTGATGAAGGGATGAGTACACTACATATACATCTGCATTTGTAATTGGTGGTGAATGTAATTATAATTGGTGACGTATGTGGTTGTATTCGGTGACGATTGTACTCGAGTTATGAACAGGTTGGCGATTGACAATGAGGGTGAGTAATATGAATATGTTGATATTTTGTGTATATTATGATTGGTGATGATTGGGATTGTTttataaatatgttgatgattGATGAGAGTTGTGAATGATATGATTGTGTTGATGTTTGGTGTGTACTACCCTTTATTACTTTTGCACCATTGACATATTTTAAGCGTATTCTCACCCATGTTTCTTTATTGTGGTGTTCTGTACTCCTTTGGGGTACAGATAATCATGTAGAGGAGTAACTATTATTTAAGTTAGAGGATGACTTTGACGCCTCTTCGTTTTTCTTATTACTTTTGAGTCTTTTAGATTTGGATTCGCTATGATGTATAACACTGGGGACACATTgtttattatattttatatttttctaGGAGATGTTTTAAATTACCTCATTATCGGTTTGTGACTTTTTATATCAAAATGATGTGTTTTATTTTGCTGCTTTAATAAATGTGACATATTTGTTGAGTAAAATGTTAGGTGAAGCATGGGTAATGCATTTGAGcaaattaaattgaattaatttataaaataaagGGTCAGAGTTTTAGGGTGTTACACTTGCTATAAAGTGACCCATAAGACAAGGAACTGGAATTGCATCAGAATTTGCTTTGTTCCCATATAACTGTGTATGATTCCTTATGCGTTTTTATCTCTTGTATAAGATGATGACTGACAAATTGTTAGTCGTCCTCTCCCTTACGGAGCAGACCTGAAATAGTTTGAAGACCACAGTTCCCATCACCTCCGACATTTATAATCCGCTCAATGTATTTTTGCATAAAAATCGACATCTCTTAAATATGAAAGATTTTTGGTAATGGTGGCGAGGGAGATGGTTTGCTAATGTGAGCACCCTTGAAAACACTCTTTTGGGATTTTGGAGTCGGAGGATCCGAAAAGTGTGACTCAACATCTTCAAAATATGAAGGAGATTGTCTCGTGGAGTTGTCACTTTGCGTCAATTTGACCTTTTTAGGGCCACCCTTTATTTTAACCGGCTACGATAGTGGTTTCAAATTTGTTGTTTCTGGATAGGAAATATTCCTCAGTTTCTCTTTGATGTGAAATTTCATTATGTCATCAAATTTCATGAATCTCTCTTGGATCACTTTCCACTCGATCATGATAGATATGTTTGATTTATCATCCTTCAtcacaccatcatcatcaaaatGAAGTCGCTTCTAATGAATGCAAACTTCATCCATACATATTGGTTTTTCAAGCTTCATCTTCTTTGAAATTAAATAGGAATGTGGAAGACCGTAAGTCTTCCTAAATGTAAATCCACACTTTAAGTTATCTAAACATATTTTATCTGCTTgcttggattcctgaaaaataaaattcaaagtCGTCTGAGATACGTTGCCAACCAAATATGAATAAAGAATGTTGTCTTTGAATTAGTGTTCTAACACAATAATGCTCTGACCAAAAGATGTATGTATTCCATTATGTTGGTTTTAGAGCATTTGGTTCACGACATCCCAATCTCAAAAAAAATCACATTTACTGTTTCCCAGCCAATTCTTCAGTCAAGCATGTGCAGATTCAACTTTGTTACTTGTTGTATTGCCAAAGTGTCGAACCTGATCGGTCCATGCACAAACAATCTTCTCTTTAACCTGATCCAGAATAATGCCCTCAACATATTTCAGAAAATCTGGATATCTCGCATACACACTCCTGAAATGTAGAAAATATTTAACATATAATTCTTCCCTGGAAGAATTTGTTATAAAATTCCATGCATCCATTTTATTTTCCCTTACCACACCAAGCTTAACAAGTTTTCCATCTTCACGTTTGACTTGTTTCGCGCCAACCTTAGGTTTTACTTAACGTTTCACATTTTTGGTTATGTGATACTTACAAAAGTAATATGGACAATGTAGGAAACACCATTGCAACTGAATTCATCAGTGTGGTATCGTGATCGATGATTATAACTTGTGCATGTTTTCTTAGTCCTTCGACATAATGTTTCACGTTTCCAAAGCCCATGTAATGTTGTCCACTTTTTCGGATTCCAAAAATTAAAAACCGACTTAATAATTTATCTCCTTAGAAGTAACATCAATAATTTCCAATAGTGGAAGTTtatacttgtttgttttgtatgttGAGTCAACTATGAGCACAAAGAGAAAGGTGTTGAACAACTTGATGGAATTAGGATGACTCCAAAATATACCTTGAACGGTGACTTCATCCTCACAAACTATGTATCTTGAAGCATAGTTGTCATCTTCCAATAGCTTTAAAAGTTGTTGCATCTTAGATCTTGATCCTCTTATCGCCTTGTTGTCTCGAGCACGCACATTGTATATGTAAGTATATAGTGCACCTAAGAGGGCAGGGTGAATTATGTACTTTGAAAACTTCTGGTTTTTAGAGTGAGTGTATCTTTATTTACTGGAAGTTTATACTAGTTCCCCTCACAATCCGAGACTACGTCTAGTGCCCTTACCATTGTAAGAGATTTTACTATTGTTATAACTTTGTACAAGCCTATAACTAACTTCGATACACAAGCTTTTAACTAAATCACCAAGGCAAACCACCTTGTGATTTTACAACATAGAAAAAGAAAACACCCTTTCTTTTTCAAcctcttgtttccaacaatcctggacaacaagaTACCGATACAAATATATAAGtttttaataaatataaatttgAAGCAATATGATAGAATGAATCCTAATTTGTAGAATTCACTCCCTTTCAAAAATATGGTATATCACAGTATATTTTTAAGTGCTCAAGAACTTTCACGTTATTTGAATATGAAAATAATGCACAAGTTCTTGATGATTGAAAATAACAGTTGTAGTGAAATacttaggattttttttttgaaagaggtGAATTTGATAAGATAAAATACATCTTATTTATATGCCCATTCACACCCTTTTGAATAAATACATAACTCTTAATAAATTATGATAAGCTGTGAAATTGATTTGAAAAGATAAAATGAAGGTGCCATGAAAAGATGCAATGCACAAAAGTATTTTTATGAAAATTCACAGTGTCAATCGATTGAATGAAATAGACAATCGATTTCTCCTTTTAATATgttgaaaattttaaattttcaacTAATGTCAATCGAATGCTCATCCAATGCAGTTGATTGATGGTCTTAAATTTTTTGCAATTTTGAATGATGACAATTGATTGATGTATCACTGCAGCCGATTGTTTGGcttagattttttttttcaatttaaaaaccATGCAAAATATTTCTAAGTATAAAATGCAATGACATGAATTATGAGAGGTGACATGGATTAATATTAGATAGTTTGAGCACTTAAGGTTATATGTCATTTGACCATGTCTTCACAATCTTGATTCTCTTCATCAAAACATCTTCATTGAAAGCTTAAATTTATAGTATATTTGCTTGATACTTGAAATATTTAGAGGTCTTTTTCATTTCAAAGATGCAAGTATGTTTTTCGACGCCACCATGTTTAATGTCATGTCTGAAATAAGTTTCCTCTCCTCTAGAACAATGCGACATACAATGGGATGACCGACTAGCTTGTCAGTCAAGGCATGATTATGTATACCAGAAATCACATTAAGTTTCCATGTCTCATCCGTCATATGGTATCCGTGCAATTTAAATGGACACTCATATTTCCTTGATCTAGTGACATCTTGTTTCAACTTCCTAATCCTTGGTTGGTATGTGCCACTTCTTTCGCATATCATTGTTATAAATGCTTGTCTTATATTAGAACCGTTGTCGGACTTTTTTATTACAACGATAAACCCCAATTTCCGGCTTTCCTATGGACCCATTGTAACATATATTCACGAATAATAAACACTCATTTATTTGTAAGTTATGCACGGACATCTACCTCGACAACAATCAATCGATTACTcggtttaacatcatcattcacTTCATCCGGTTGAACATCATCATTCACTTCATCCAATTTAAAATCATACTTCATTTTGATCGGTTTAACATCCACACTCACAATAGCTTTGGGAAACATATTCGAATGCACCATATTTAATACACcaataacaatttttttttaaaatcaaactAACGGGACCATCCAGATACGCATATCCGGACCACGCCGAACTTTGTTCGGAGATGTATATCCAAATTCAGTGTCCATTTTTCAACTCATAAACGAGATTAATGTAAGAAATAAATGAACTTTATCTCAAATTCTACCTTATTTTGCTCCCTTTGATGTGATGAAATATAAAAATGATGTTTTGGTGTTGAAGAGATGATTGATAATGAAGGAAACTTTTTTTTAAGGATTTTGAAAATAGAGTGTTGTTTGAGTATGGAGAAGATCGTGCAAGGTGGTGTTTTATCCAGTTTTTCATTGGTCATGTTCGGATATGTATCTCCGAAAATATCAATGAGTCATTCATTTAATTAACTCAATAAATTAAAACACAATAATTGAATACATATGTTATTTTGGAGATGCCTCTCCGAATACACCCAAAATATAATACGAATATGCATCTCCAAATCATATTTTTTTACAAAATgaattgaattaaaaaaaatgcattttaatgTGATTTGATTATGTTCGAAGATATATTTCCAAACACATAAAtgatatttttaaattttcaagAATGTAAAAGACACCGTCAAAAAGTAGAAAGAGCATTTTTCCTTTTTTTACTATTAGGGTAATGTTAACTTGTGCCCCTGCACAAGTTAACATTACTCTTACTATTACCCAAATATTTGTCCACAAACTAATCTTTGTCTATAAACTAATCTTGGAGTGAAGAGTAACCCAGTTCATGAGAGGAAATAATAATCATAAGATCTAAAAGAATTACATTACAGCGACAATATAGATCTATCTATTGTTGAAAACTCACATGGTCTGATTTGTTCACTCTTTGGTCAGGGACAACTACCATTCACCGACCCCCGAAAACCCAATTGCTAACAACACCTCATTACTCAAAGGGCAATTACGTCTTTCCAGACAAACTTTATTTTGCTACTATAAAAAATCACCTTATTAAGACGATCGAAAATGGAAAATGAGCAAACTAAGGAAATAACACAAACGCAAAAATCACCAAATTTGCGGTTTCAAACTACACAATAATTTTCATCCCAAAAATAAAGTAATCTAATTTTTCTCAGGTGGTGCTCTTCTTCCACCAAAGCACCCCTGAGATATTCTAAAATCAAAGGGCTTCATTCAATTCCATTTTTCATAtacatttttttttgaaattttttgttgCATTTTTCATAATCAATGGCTTCCGATGGATTCACCGATAAGAACGTCGTGTTCAGAAAACTCAAATTGAAGTCTGAGAATAAGGTTTTGCATTTGAATTTTGATTTCTGGTGCATTATTTGATTTTTGATCGCGGTTATTGTGATTGTGATTTTTGGCTTGAGAATTTATTTGCATTGTGTGATTTATGAGATCGGGTTTTAGATCTGTGATTTTGATTTGTGTGCGTGCGATTTTTGAAGATGTGGTGGTTTTTGGTTTCAGATGTGTTTCGATTGCAATACGAAGAATCCAACATGGGCGTCTGTTACGTATGGGATCTTTCTCTGCATTGATTGTTCTGCTGTTCATAGAAGTCTCGGTGTTCACATCAGTTTCGTGAGGTGAATTATTGCTTGGTTTTGTTTAATGCTGATGAATTTGGTTGCTTATGTTGTGATTCTGTGCTCAATGTGTATGTATGAGTTTGTGATTTTGTTGTGTGTTGATGAGATTTTAATGTGTGTGTTTATTCAGAGTAATGCTGTTTGATTAGTGATTTTCCGGAAACAAATAGTTGAAATTTCAATAGTTGATGAAATTGCACTAGGAGGTTTTGCTTCTAATATGTAGGTTTAGTTTGTTATGTGTGAAATGATTTTATGGTCTGGAATATGGATGCTATGTAGAATAAGTTGCTGGTGgatatttttattatatattgTGTATGTTTTGGATTGTTGATCTAGACATGAGTTCCAAATTTTTTGTGGCAGGTTTTGAATTTTATTTGAAATCAGAATAACGTATGTTTCAGATATGGGATCTGGATTTGATTTGGAAATTGGAAATATTGTTGTTTTTCTGTACGTTGGGGGTGGGGGGAAGGAGTTGTTGTTGGCGTTCGATTTTAATACAATTTGGATTCTGATCTATGAGTAATGTTCAATTTGACTTTGCTTTGTAGATGACTTTTAGAATTGAGTCATGATCTTTGCACATACTTTGTCCTCACTTACTCTGATGGTGGCTCATCTAGATTATTTAGAAAACATTACTGTGGGACCAAAGTGTCGTCCATTGGTTGCATGTCATTTTGTGATAATAAAGCCTGAGAAAGTATCACTCTTGTTTCTGTTAGTGTTTTGTGTTTTTTCCGTGTTACATGATTAGATTGATATTATATGAGAATCAGGATTGGAAAGATGATTGTTTATATAAAATCATCTTGTTGTGCTTCTTGAGTTTCAATGTGGTATAAGGACCGATAGTGAAGCAATTGAATAGATTATTGATGATAAATAATCAATCAGATTAACTCCTATGAAGAGTGAATGTAATTTTTAAGAGAAAAATTCATTTCATTAAGAGGTTCATTGTCCCTGCAAAACACTATCTATTTTTGTGTATAGGTCTATAAAATGTTGAACAGGAGTCATTTGCTTAATAAATTTTACTAGGCTGGTAAGCATAAGTCGTTAGTCTTATGTTTTGTCGCTCAATTGAAACTTTTCACCCTGTCTGCATCTTTGTTTCATACAATCTTATGTAAGAATTGCATAACAATCAATAAGATAAAGTGGTAGAATagaagaaagaaagaagaaaagattgATACCTATATACCTTTTTCTATGCAGATCTACAAACTTAGACTCATGGACACCTGAGCAACTGAAAATAATGAGCTTCGGAGGAAACAGTCGTGCACAGACTTTCTTTAAGCAACATGGTTGGACCGATGGTGGTAAAATAGAAGCAAAGTATACATCTAGGGCTGCAGAGTTATACAGGCAAATTCTTTCAAAGGAAGTAGCTAAAAGTATGGTTGAGGAGGGCGGCTTGAGTTCATCACCTATTGTTTCTCAGTCTTCTAATGGACTTCCTGAGGTCAAAATCAATGAGGTACTGAAAGAAAACACACTGGAGAAGGCAGAAAAGCCCGAGAGCGCATCTTCACCTAGAGCTTCACATACAGTATCAAATAATTTGAAGAAGCCTATTGGTGGGAAAAAGCCTGTGAAGGGTGGGGGACTTGGTGCTCGTAAGCTCAATAAACAGGTAAGCAAATAATTAAGTTCAGTAGAAAGGTGTGCAAATTGTTATCTTTGTTTGTATGCTGTTTACCGGAACTGCCTGTTGGGTTATCGTTGTCTGTTTCTCTATTTTAGTTTGATTAAAGGAATGGCTGACAAAATGATCTTGTAAAATGCAGTCAAGTGAGAACCTCTACGAGCAGAAGCCTGAAGAAGCACCTGCTCCAGTTCCATCCACAACAAACAACAATGTGTCTGCCAGGTCATCTCTGAGTTCTCGTTTTGAGTATGTAGATAATGTTCCATCACCTGAGTTGGATTCTGGAAGTTCAAATGCATTCAATCATGTTTCTGCACCAAAGTCATCAAGCTTCTTTGCAGACTTTGGAATGGATAGTGGTTTTCCCAAGAAATTTGGGTCAAGCACCTCAAAACTGCAAGTAAGCCCTACTTGCACAATTTTAGTTATATATGTTTGTCTTCAAAATTTGATATCGAGGCTATGTCCAGTTCGAACTTTTAACAAGATACAGATCCATCATGCAAAATATGTTGGAAAGTGCTGACATTGTAATGTTACATAATAGGAAGGAAAACTAGTAAaacttattttgttgttttatttgtttttcaaAATTTGTGGATCCCTAAATTTATTTTGTGATAGTGCCCGTTTCAGTTTTATAAGTAGAAGATATGCATTGGTTAGATTAGCCGAGAACAACATGAACATGATTGGCAGAGAACAACTGTGTGCTATAACAATATCATCCATCTTATGGTCTTATTTGGTTTTTCTTAGGGATTTTCAATGTTGTTTAAAACTATAATAGTTTAAACATGAAATCATTGAAAAATACTAGGGGTATAAACAGACTTAACTAAGACTCAACTTGACAACTCTACAAAAATCAACCACGGTTGTTCCCAAACACTTCTTGTCACATGATCCCAAAAGTAAAAATATGGAGCAAAGTTACACTTACACAAACGTGTATCATCTGAATTAAGATAACACAAACATTACTGTTTAAATTTGATATTTTTCAATAGTACTAGTACTTAGTAAACAAGCCATGTTACATTCATGTCGAAACGTGTATCATCTGAATTAAGATAACACAAACATTACTGTTTAAATTTGATATTTTTCAATAGTACTAGTACGTAGTAAACAAGCCATGTTACATTCATGTTGAAAAGTATTGATTATGTTTGAACAAATGATTATTATTGCTACCGAATCTTAAATgattgttttatttttgttttgaaaCTGTATCTACATGTTATGTACTAGTACTCTTGTAATCAGTGAACATCATTTATATCTCATCTGACTACAACATATGTTGCCAATCATCATAAAACTTGCACTTAGTGTTTCTTTCAACAATCATTTAACCTGCaccttatttttattttattttctccaTGAACttattgtgttttttttttttttttttttttttaaatttttttttttacttttgacTGATATAAGATTGAGGAAACTGATGAAGCAAGAAAGAAGTTCTCAAATGCCAAATCTATTTCGTCATCTCAATATTTTGGAGACCAGAACAAGGCGAGAGATGCTGAGACTCGAGCTTCTTTGTCAAAATTTTCAGTATGTGTTCTTCCTTATAATAACTTGCTGAAACATGTTCTTCCTTTAAAAAAGACATTTGTGTTATCTTGAATGATCAATCCCCTTTATGGGACTATATTGAATTGCTTCTTTCAAACCATGTTATTTTGATTGCTAGGACTTGCATTAATAATCAAACTCCTGAATTCATCCCTAAGAAATTTTGTCATGGACACATTAGTTCCTAGTGCAAAATGCCTTTCCTAGTCTCTATGGAACCTAAAATATTAGTCATTAGTTTTTAAGCACCAGCCACAATAATCTCTAAAAAGGACTAATGTAATTGGGGTTTGTGATTCGTTTGCATTATCAAGGGCTAGTGTATTTCGCAGCAAATTTCTCAAGGAAAATTATTAACTAATATGAAAACTAATTGATATAAAAAATAAATGTAGTAGAGGTAAGGATGTTTTGTTGAATGTGTGGTAAGATTAGACAGGACAACATTAGAGATAGTTGGGGTATGGAAGTAGCACCAATTGCAGAAATGGTGATGGAAACTCGGCCTACGTGGTTTCGGCATATAGAGAATAGACTAGTAGATTCTACAGTAAGGAAAATAAATCAGATAAGGACAGCCAAATCACTAGAGGCAGATGAAGACCTAGAAATCTTTTTTAAAGGAAATATTAGGAAAAATCTGCAGATTATTGAGTTGGATAGAAATATGATATATGATAGAACTTTATGACGGCTTTTGATCGATGTAGCTGAACCTATTTTGTACGATCAAACTAGTCTTTTTTAAGAAGGTAGTTAATTATTCACACACTTGTGGTCTATGGGTCACATAGTTCTCCTTTCTACTGTCTGTCCTAGGGATCACTTCTTAATGTCCATGATTATGAGTTTATCCCAATTAAAAACTGTTATTGCCATAAACAACAGACAACCCTGAAATTATTTCTGAACATCCTACGGAAAGTTGTTTCTAGTACTTTTTCAGAAAGGTCTCTCATAAATAAGCTAAGCTAATTTTTGTTACTTAAATGGGCAGTAAAGGATCAAGTTAACACATGATTTTTATCCAATTCCAGCGGTAGAATTTTCCTATCCATGTGAAAAAGAATTCTCTTAAAATTTGAGATTCAGAATAGGCCAGTATTTGTTGAGTGGGACTCCACTTGACTTTGTTTTTCCTCTTGTTATTTCAGGGTTCATCTTCCATCTCCAGTGCTGATCTTTTTGGTAACAACGGAGATTCCACCATTGATCTTGCTGCCAGCGATCTCATCAATCGATTATCCTTTCAGGTATTCCTTACATTATTGATATCGAAACTCATGGTTCATGATGTCTGCCTCTTGAGTTCTCAGTTTCAGTTCCTGCATTGATGTCTGATAGGATGCTTTTCCCCTTTCTGCCCCATTCCTGATTGTTTTTCAGGCACAACAGGATATCTCTTCCCTTAAGAACATTGCCGGAGAGACTGGGAAAAAGCTCAGCTCCTTGGCATCCTCCTTGATGACAGATCTTCAAGACCGAATCCTCTAAAATTGTATGTTTTGTATTTAAGAGAATCtggagttttttttttttttacccATACCAGCCAATTGTGTTTCTAATGTAATAGAAGGGTTATATACAATTCTTTGCgaagcaaaaaaataataatgTACTATAAATTTCAATCTTGTGATATAGACAAGTGTAATGTATATAGAGGGGAAAAACTTTTTGTTTACTTTATAAAGCTAGTTTCCTTGTATTCACTAAACCTTTAGCTCTATATGTATATTTTTGATGAAACAGGACAATAAATGTAATGAAATTAAGTTTGTTGTAATACAGTTTTTATACGTTTTATATATTCATCAGAGCGTCAAGTGTGCCTTATTTTCATAATTTCTAATGGCGCAAGTTCAGAGGAGGTATTAATCTAAATTGTCCAATTCAATAAGATCTTTATGGTAAAATTGATTGGCTAGGTTGTTAGAGCTTAAATGATTAATGCATCCCAAAATTTTGatgataaaaaaataaaatagaaatgTGGGTGGCGGTTTCATATGGGTGGGTTAGAGCTGTTCTTAACTGAAAGAAGAAAAATCCAGAAATCATAGAAATCATCATCTacataaacaaaaaaaattaaaaaaaaactaaaaaaaaaatataatttaatacAGATTTTTGAAACTTTAGAATCATTTTGCAACATCTCTTGTTGAATAGTGTGAAATAATAAAAAGTAGAAAAAGGCTTACATTTTAGTCGTGAGAAAGAGCTGGATTGAATGCAAAAATATAACATctaaaacattaaaaaaaaaaagtaaaaatttgagaattttttaATGCATCATATATCTTACTGTACACCACGTGAAAAATACTAAACAGATTCAGGAGATGCATCTTTGGACGCACCTATATAAGGATTATGTGGGATATAAAGTTTCATCACCTATGTAATGCTTATTTTATATTATGAATAgtaattttattttgttaaaaTATAAAATTTTGGTTTCTGTCTCTGATACTGCTACACATATGATACGAAAATGCATCTACTGACAGATTTCAGAGATGCATTTCCGGGTTAAAAAAACCAACTTCTAGGACATAACTGAGAATAGTCAAGATTGTGTGTGTATTGGGTgtgtccggagatgcatctcctGAATCTGAAACATTTTAGTATTTTTCACATGGTGTACTAGTAATATATAGGATGCATTAAGAAATTTTCAAAATTACAGTAAGATATTTTAATTTGGGCCATAATCAATTATGGATTTCACTGCGCTTATAAACCACATCTGATCTCTCCCGTACAAAACCATTagaacaaaaaaaaaacaattttgCAACCCGTGATCCGACCCACACCCGCCCAATAAGACTTTTTTGTTCGATTATAACGGGCCACTGACGGGTCGTCCTTTTTTGTCCAACCATAGAAATGGTATATAAACACGCACCTAGCTCCACACTGACACTCTCAACCACTATGCCATGATAGACCTCCAAACCTATGATCAACAAGTTATTGAAACCTAGCCTCTGCAAATTAATTAGACATCCTTAAAATAGTGATGACTTGGAATATTTGACATTAGCCCCTTACAATAATCCTTTACATAATACTCATTTGGTTTTATTTACTTCTCCACACATACTTTTCTAAGGGAAATGCTCTTTCGACTTTTATGGGTGCTCCACACTATTATAAAAAGTCCAGACTGCCTCTTGAATATGGAGATACATCTCCAAACACACCTATTATAGTCATTTCTCAGGCCAAATTGATGGGGCACTCTCATTGTGTCAAAACTTAATTTAGAGATGCATATCCATATGTATAAAATGTGTGTCCGAAGATGCATACCCGTAAACACCATTTATTCAAAAGTTTGTAGGTggtccggagatgcatctccggatgGTAATATTTCATATCCCACGTCAGACATTCCCTCATCATCCTTCTTCATTTTCTAAAAAAGTTATTAAAACAACATTTGAGCTCTGCAAAAATGAACTTTCTCATCCAATCATCCAAACACCATCATTGGAGCTCTGCAACATTGAAACTTTCCATCCTTTCCAACATCTCAAACATTCAAACTACTTCTCGTCATTTTGATTAGGTAACTACTCCTCCtcctttttattttttgatttgTAGATAGTTATTTTGGCTACATTAGATTTATTATCTACGATAGACAGTAGTGTAAACGAATATGATAGGCTTGAAGAATGTGCATTGAGATTTTTTGGGACTATTAGGGAAGAAATGACATATCCGCCAAGGGAGATAGTCGCAGGTTtgttcggagatgcatctccgaattcGGTCTACATTATTTTCGAAGATACATCTTCGTATTAAActctggaaaaaaaattgtttattCTGTAGAATTTGTGAATTGCTCTGGATATGTTGTTTATATCTGTCTTTATTTC includes:
- the LOC127136999 gene encoding uncharacterized protein LOC127136999: MVHSNMFPKAIVSVDVKPIKMKYDFKLDEVNDDVQPDEVNDDVKPSNRLIVVEESRKLGFIVVIKKSDNGSNIRQAFITMICERSGTYQPRIRKLKQDVTRSRKYECPFKLHGYHMTDETWKLNVISGIHNHALTDKLVGHPIVCRIVLEERKLISDMTLNMVASKNILASLK
- the LOC127075003 gene encoding probable ADP-ribosylation factor GTPase-activating protein AGD8, which produces MASDGFTDKNVVFRKLKLKSENKMCFDCNTKNPTWASVTYGIFLCIDCSAVHRSLGVHISFVRSTNLDSWTPEQLKIMSFGGNSRAQTFFKQHGWTDGGKIEAKYTSRAAELYRQILSKEVAKSMVEEGGLSSSPIVSQSSNGLPEVKINEVLKENTLEKAEKPESASSPRASHTVSNNLKKPIGGKKPVKGGGLGARKLNKQSSENLYEQKPEEAPAPVPSTTNNNVSARSSLSSRFEYVDNVPSPELDSGSSNAFNHVSAPKSSSFFADFGMDSGFPKKFGSSTSKLQIEETDEARKKFSNAKSISSSQYFGDQNKARDAETRASLSKFSGSSSISSADLFGNNGDSTIDLAASDLINRLSFQAQQDISSLKNIAGETGKKLSSLASSLMTDLQDRIL